One stretch of Flavobacterium sp. 9 DNA includes these proteins:
- a CDS encoding non-ribosomal peptide synthetase, with amino-acid sequence MKTENIVDVYPMNDVQKGMVFTTLKNTGDVIYHDQFVYYVPRITNVERFEHAIRLMMEVHPILRTGFDLENYTEQLQIVYDKVDPIFNFVDLTELSEDKQEEYIKRYMQEERYRPYDFKIAPLWRIAMFNLDENNSVYLIQFHHAVLDGWSMATFNTQLFNVYSELENNKDYKPEPLKASVKDAVVEEIAEKNNPDTIQFWKDKLSNYNKPRIFTSKVTFEEFRKFLDQEVTKKLKKKAAEDGLSYKNIVYGAFVYVLKTLSLEEDFVVGIVSNTRPIIEDGDKVLGCFLNSLPMKLSLGEYENSTWLEYFKSIEEEMRILKTKDRSTLFEISKIAGERIGDGNPFFDILFNHIDFYNVYKDLNVATSKTKYLMKQKNIKLRSFEVTNTFLDANIIDTFEGSLEFHFKLTRELEQGYSLVQIHNYITQILAIYLDAPDTKLSNTTFVSEAELALLKDFNATDISYESDKTILDLFASSVQNHSAEVAVSYQDTTLSYKDLDIRTGQLANYLVDRFGVKHNDLVGIKLERSANMLVAILGILKSGGAYVPVDTNYPEERLEYIKSDSGYKVCIDEAFIKAFEVEKDNYSREVIGAKVLGNNLAYAIYTSGSTGNPKGVLNDHNGLYNRLLWMRDDLKITSADVILQKTPYTFDVSVWELLMPSITGCKLVFAQPDGHKDPAYLLDLIADSQVSILHFVPSMLGIFLEELDPEKCASLKHVVCSGEALPAVMVEEFKRKLPGVRLHNLYGPTEAAIDVTSIDLTDVNTEESGVTIGKPVANTKIYIVDKNLSLLPVGVPGELLIEGVQVARGYLNRPELTAEKFIASPFNEGQRIYRTGDLAKWLPNGEIAYIGRIDNQVKIRGNRIELGEIETRILESGFVENVAVLVKEDQSSRKYLVAYLVPRESYKQEDLYGYLKNRLPEYMLPGLLIEMENLPLTSSGKLNKKVLLELKEEINVSSYEAPRNEMESELAAIWEEVLKLDKVSIHDNFFRIGGDSIVSIRLISKINKAIKTKITIGNLYENNTIAALSNLIAKTEGISNQDDLLSAQIIEKVEKLKYEVLNVREDSDLIEDVYPMHDIQKGMVLLSSINPASGIYHDQFVFQIPKVDLQLLEQALSKLVAKHAILRICFDLVNYSEEIQIVLKEIDFKITQSDIQTVSSKEQEEFINDFMVSERKVPFDVRTAPLWRIHLFTISPFNEVLLFQFHHSILDGWSIASLYTELFQIYKQVSNDLTYEITYLKTSNKEAVIEELFKKQCQKNIDFWGNEIKSVQNLNIFNTKGTYQQFSISYDRAIKEKLQKKCKEDQITLKTLVYGALVYTIKLLSAENDFMIGLVGNNRPSLEDGDKLLGCFLNTIPVRNRLNDIENLSWKEYFRGIDDKLLSLKSYEDLTFLEINKLANAESGSQSQLINVLFNYVDFHIYEELETNGVDKKEQKVVQNYLNIKSHESTNTYFDIDVNTSGSRFAFNYTLQREFKNELSLERIHKFIDRIILNYIDASENIVGKTALISSEEEHEILAVFNQPSTKYPQRTILELFSESVRNNQSNKAITDSRTTFTYGQLDKEINQFANFLKDKFEISTGDIVGVELNNDSAMIVSFLAILKTGAVYLPIDLDYSASRKELIYADSNCKVVIQDQILQNFRDSKANYKDEFEANVDPNDTAYIIYTSGSTGKPKGVPILHRSLVDYVLTFKNYFKINADDCIVQQSSTSFDTSIEEIFPILISGGLLVMNESKKDLNHLLDLCEKHNVTVLSVNPFIIQYINEVYDHHNFKFRALISGGDVLKPKYIDRIWDKIKIYNTYGPTETTVCATYHEIKDLNTFISIGKPINNRQIYIFSPKSDNLTPIGLLGEICIGGEGVSSGYLNEADLTSRKFIDNPYNAEIKLYRTGDLGRWLPDGSIEFLGRGDSQVKIRGFRIELEEIELAILNSGYVKDAAALTIGDEENKRIVAFVVPLEGYSKESTMDYLSAHLPEYMLPSLIVSKETLPLTINGKLDKDALKLPDMDNLFADNYEAPGNDVEKKLVDIWKNLLQVNKIGINDSFFEIGGNSIMVVKLQNHLQKEFQTLINIVELFNNVTIKKQAFILQKELKTDQEEEVIKTMSF; translated from the coding sequence ATGAAAACAGAAAATATAGTGGATGTTTATCCTATGAACGATGTACAGAAAGGAATGGTATTCACCACCTTAAAAAATACTGGAGATGTTATTTATCACGATCAGTTTGTGTACTATGTTCCAAGAATCACAAATGTCGAGCGTTTTGAACATGCTATAAGATTAATGATGGAAGTACATCCAATTCTGAGAACAGGCTTTGATTTAGAAAACTACACAGAACAGTTACAAATCGTTTACGACAAGGTAGATCCAATATTTAATTTCGTTGACTTAACAGAACTTAGTGAGGACAAACAGGAAGAGTATATTAAAAGATACATGCAGGAGGAACGTTACAGACCTTATGATTTTAAAATTGCTCCTTTGTGGCGAATTGCCATGTTTAATTTGGATGAAAACAATAGTGTTTATTTGATTCAGTTTCACCACGCTGTATTGGATGGATGGAGTATGGCAACATTTAATACACAACTTTTTAATGTTTATTCGGAATTAGAAAACAATAAAGATTATAAACCTGAGCCACTTAAAGCTTCGGTAAAAGATGCGGTTGTTGAGGAAATTGCCGAAAAAAATAATCCGGATACAATCCAATTTTGGAAAGATAAATTAAGCAATTATAACAAGCCTCGTATTTTTACTTCTAAAGTTACTTTTGAAGAGTTTAGAAAATTCCTTGATCAGGAAGTGACAAAAAAACTAAAAAAGAAAGCAGCAGAAGATGGACTATCTTATAAAAATATAGTTTACGGAGCTTTCGTTTATGTTCTGAAAACACTTTCGCTTGAAGAAGATTTTGTAGTAGGAATTGTTTCTAATACGCGACCAATAATAGAAGATGGAGATAAGGTTTTAGGATGCTTTTTGAACTCTTTGCCAATGAAACTTTCCTTAGGCGAATATGAGAATTCAACATGGTTAGAGTATTTCAAAAGTATCGAGGAAGAAATGAGAATTCTTAAGACAAAAGACAGATCAACTTTGTTTGAAATCTCAAAAATTGCAGGAGAAAGAATTGGTGACGGAAATCCTTTTTTTGATATATTATTTAATCATATAGATTTTTATAATGTCTATAAGGATCTTAATGTGGCGACTTCGAAAACGAAGTACCTTATGAAACAAAAGAATATAAAACTAAGGTCTTTTGAGGTAACGAATACTTTTCTGGATGCTAATATCATTGACACTTTTGAAGGCTCTTTAGAATTTCATTTTAAACTGACCAGAGAATTAGAACAAGGATATTCGTTAGTTCAAATTCACAATTATATCACTCAGATTTTGGCGATTTATCTGGATGCTCCGGACACAAAATTAAGCAATACAACTTTCGTATCAGAAGCAGAATTGGCTTTGTTGAAAGATTTTAATGCGACTGATATTAGTTATGAATCAGATAAAACGATTTTAGATTTATTCGCTTCAAGTGTTCAAAATCATTCGGCTGAGGTTGCTGTAAGTTATCAGGATACAACATTGAGTTACAAAGATCTTGATATTCGTACCGGACAATTGGCAAATTATCTGGTAGATCGTTTTGGCGTGAAACACAATGATTTGGTTGGAATAAAATTGGAGCGCAGCGCGAATATGCTAGTTGCAATATTGGGTATTTTAAAATCAGGCGGAGCTTATGTTCCTGTAGATACAAATTATCCTGAGGAGCGATTAGAATATATCAAATCAGATAGTGGATATAAAGTTTGCATTGATGAGGCTTTTATTAAAGCTTTCGAAGTTGAAAAAGACAATTACAGCAGAGAAGTTATTGGCGCAAAAGTTTTAGGAAACAATTTGGCTTATGCCATTTATACGTCAGGTTCAACTGGAAATCCAAAAGGAGTTTTGAACGATCATAACGGACTTTACAACAGATTGCTTTGGATGCGTGATGATCTTAAAATCACTTCAGCCGATGTCATTTTGCAAAAGACACCTTATACTTTTGACGTTTCCGTTTGGGAACTTTTAATGCCATCTATAACAGGATGTAAATTGGTATTTGCACAACCAGACGGACATAAAGATCCTGCTTATCTTTTGGATTTAATCGCAGATTCACAAGTAAGTATTCTGCACTTTGTTCCTTCGATGTTGGGTATTTTCCTTGAAGAATTAGATCCTGAAAAATGCGCAAGTTTAAAACATGTGGTTTGTAGTGGAGAAGCTTTACCAGCCGTTATGGTTGAAGAATTTAAGCGCAAATTGCCAGGGGTTCGTCTTCATAATTTATATGGACCAACTGAAGCTGCGATTGATGTTACGTCTATTGATTTAACCGATGTAAATACAGAAGAATCTGGAGTTACAATTGGTAAACCTGTAGCGAATACTAAAATTTATATAGTTGATAAAAACCTGTCTTTACTACCTGTAGGTGTTCCAGGAGAATTGTTAATCGAAGGCGTTCAGGTTGCCAGAGGATATCTGAACAGACCTGAACTTACTGCAGAGAAATTTATCGCAAGTCCGTTTAATGAAGGACAGAGAATTTATCGCACAGGAGATTTAGCAAAATGGTTACCAAATGGCGAAATAGCTTATATAGGCAGAATCGACAATCAGGTAAAAATCCGTGGAAACAGAATAGAATTAGGCGAGATAGAAACCAGAATATTAGAATCAGGTTTTGTTGAAAATGTGGCTGTTTTGGTAAAAGAAGACCAATCTTCAAGAAAATATCTGGTTGCTTATCTGGTACCAAGAGAAAGTTACAAACAAGAGGATTTGTATGGGTATTTAAAAAACCGATTACCTGAATATATGCTTCCGGGATTGTTGATAGAGATGGAGAATCTTCCTTTGACGAGCAGTGGAAAACTAAATAAAAAAGTCTTATTAGAGCTCAAAGAAGAGATAAATGTTTCAAGCTATGAAGCTCCAAGAAACGAAATGGAATCAGAATTGGCAGCTATTTGGGAAGAAGTTTTAAAATTAGATAAAGTAAGTATTCATGATAACTTTTTTCGTATAGGAGGAGATTCTATTGTATCTATACGACTGATTAGCAAGATTAATAAAGCGATTAAAACTAAAATTACAATCGGAAATTTGTATGAAAATAATACGATAGCAGCTTTAAGTAACTTAATCGCTAAAACGGAAGGAATTTCGAATCAGGATGATCTTTTAAGTGCGCAAATCATTGAGAAAGTTGAGAAATTAAAATACGAGGTATTAAATGTAAGGGAGGATAGTGATTTAATTGAAGACGTCTATCCGATGCATGATATTCAAAAAGGGATGGTCTTGTTGTCGTCAATTAATCCAGCGAGTGGAATTTATCATGATCAGTTTGTATTCCAGATTCCAAAAGTTGATTTGCAGTTATTGGAGCAAGCCCTATCAAAATTAGTAGCTAAACATGCCATTTTGAGAATCTGTTTTGATTTGGTAAATTATAGTGAAGAAATTCAAATTGTCCTAAAAGAAATTGATTTTAAAATCACTCAATCAGATATTCAAACTGTAAGTTCAAAAGAGCAGGAAGAATTTATTAATGATTTTATGGTTTCAGAACGTAAAGTACCTTTTGATGTTAGGACTGCTCCACTTTGGCGAATTCATTTATTTACTATTTCACCCTTCAATGAAGTGCTATTATTTCAATTTCATCATTCTATTTTAGACGGATGGAGTATTGCTTCTCTTTATACGGAGTTGTTTCAGATTTATAAACAAGTATCAAACGACCTTACCTATGAAATAACTTATCTGAAAACATCTAATAAAGAGGCTGTTATTGAAGAGTTGTTTAAAAAGCAATGTCAAAAAAATATCGATTTTTGGGGAAATGAAATTAAAAGTGTTCAAAATCTTAACATTTTTAATACTAAAGGTACTTACCAGCAATTTTCAATAAGTTACGATAGAGCTATTAAAGAAAAATTGCAGAAAAAATGTAAGGAAGATCAGATTACGTTAAAAACGCTAGTTTATGGCGCATTGGTTTACACTATAAAATTGCTGTCAGCAGAAAACGATTTTATGATTGGTTTAGTTGGTAATAATCGTCCCTCTCTTGAAGATGGGGATAAATTATTAGGGTGCTTTTTGAACACGATTCCGGTTAGAAACAGACTAAATGATATTGAAAACCTTAGTTGGAAAGAATATTTTAGAGGTATTGATGACAAATTACTTAGCTTAAAAAGTTATGAAGATCTGACTTTTTTAGAGATTAATAAGCTGGCTAATGCGGAATCTGGAAGTCAATCACAATTAATTAATGTACTTTTTAATTACGTTGATTTTCACATTTACGAGGAATTGGAAACTAATGGTGTGGATAAAAAAGAGCAAAAGGTGGTTCAAAATTATTTGAATATTAAATCACACGAATCAACCAACACCTATTTTGACATAGATGTAAATACTTCAGGATCCAGGTTTGCGTTTAATTATACCTTGCAAAGAGAATTTAAGAATGAGCTATCCTTAGAAAGAATCCATAAATTTATAGATAGAATTATACTAAATTATATCGATGCTTCTGAAAATATAGTAGGCAAAACCGCTCTCATTTCCAGTGAAGAAGAACATGAAATTTTAGCTGTTTTTAATCAACCGTCTACAAAATATCCGCAGCGCACCATATTGGAATTGTTCAGTGAAAGTGTTCGTAATAATCAATCAAATAAAGCTATTACAGATAGCAGGACCACCTTTACCTATGGGCAACTGGATAAAGAGATAAATCAATTTGCAAATTTCTTAAAAGATAAATTTGAAATCTCTACTGGAGATATAGTTGGCGTTGAGTTAAATAATGATTCGGCAATGATTGTATCTTTTCTGGCAATTCTGAAAACAGGAGCTGTTTATTTGCCAATAGATCTTGATTATTCCGCTTCGAGAAAAGAGTTGATTTATGCTGATAGTAATTGTAAAGTAGTTATTCAGGATCAAATTCTTCAAAATTTTAGAGATTCTAAAGCGAACTATAAAGACGAATTTGAGGCGAATGTCGATCCAAATGATACTGCTTACATTATCTACACATCTGGTTCAACAGGAAAACCTAAGGGAGTGCCTATTTTACACCGATCATTAGTTGATTATGTACTAACATTTAAAAATTATTTCAAAATTAATGCTGATGATTGTATTGTTCAGCAGTCAAGTACATCATTTGATACTTCAATTGAGGAGATTTTCCCAATACTTATAAGTGGAGGTTTATTGGTAATGAATGAATCAAAGAAAGATCTTAATCATCTATTGGATTTATGCGAGAAACATAACGTCACCGTATTAAGTGTAAACCCTTTTATTATCCAGTATATCAATGAAGTATATGATCATCATAATTTTAAATTCAGGGCTTTGATTAGTGGTGGTGATGTTTTAAAACCAAAATATATTGACAGGATATGGGACAAAATTAAAATATACAATACGTATGGCCCTACTGAAACTACGGTTTGCGCTACCTACCATGAAATAAAAGACTTAAATACTTTTATTTCTATAGGGAAACCAATCAATAATCGTCAGATTTATATTTTTTCTCCAAAATCGGACAATTTGACCCCTATTGGTTTACTGGGAGAAATTTGTATTGGGGGAGAAGGAGTGTCGTCAGGTTATTTAAATGAAGCAGATTTAACTTCAAGAAAATTCATTGATAATCCCTATAATGCTGAAATCAAATTATATCGAACCGGTGACTTGGGACGTTGGTTACCAGATGGTAGCATCGAATTTTTAGGAAGAGGTGACTCACAGGTCAAAATAAGGGGATTCAGAATAGAACTGGAAGAGATTGAACTGGCAATCCTTAATTCAGGCTATGTTAAAGATGCAGCTGCACTAACAATTGGAGATGAAGAAAATAAACGAATTGTAGCCTTTGTTGTTCCATTAGAGGGATATAGTAAGGAAAGTACAATGGATTATTTATCTGCTCATCTTCCGGAATATATG